A single genomic interval of Spinacia oleracea cultivar Varoflay chromosome 6, BTI_SOV_V1, whole genome shotgun sequence harbors:
- the LOC110781181 gene encoding uncharacterized protein, with product MTGSWLWDSAIILSNYISIRADPDYNGGFGFFNLHGKTVVELGAGTGLPGLTASRLGARRVVLTDLPPLLPGLRNNVEVNGLDDVRVEVCELVWGADELPSQLNELQRGVDLVLMSDVFYDSSLMAPLAKTLKMVCHGGTVIWSASEVRQSTDECLNELTSHGFEVTELVSQPGVSTSETGHNNTNEFAIYVISPSNPIHSP from the coding sequence ATGACCGGTTCATGGCTCTGGGACTCAGCCATTATCTTATCAAACTACATTTCGATTCGAGCTGATCCTGATTACAATGGCGGGTTTGGCTTCTTCAACCTGCATGGAAAGACCGTGGTCGAACTCGGTGCTGGAACGGGACTACCTGGGTTGACAGCGAGTCGACTCGGTGCTCGTCGAGTTGTCCTCACTGATCTTCCCCCCCTCCTCCCTGGCCTACGGAATAACGTGGAGGTCAATGGGTTGGATGATGTCCGAGTTGAGGTGTGCGAGCTCGTGTGGGGGGCCGACGAGTTGCCGAGTCAACTCAATGAGTTGCAACGTGGGGTAGACTTGGTGTTGATGTCAGACGTGTTTTACGACTCGTCTTTGATGGCGCCGCTGGCAAAGACGCTGAAGATGGTGTGCCATGGCGGGACGGTGATATGGTCGGCCAGCGAGGTGAGACAATCAACGGATGAGTGCCTAAACGAGTTGACGAGTCACGGGTTTGAGGTGACCGAGTTGGTGAGTCAACCCGGTGTAAGCACGTCGGAAACCGGTCACAACAACACAAATGAATTTGCTATTTATGTTATAAGCCCTTCAAATCCAATACACTCCCCGTAG